The Lathyrus oleraceus cultivar Zhongwan6 chromosome 5, CAAS_Psat_ZW6_1.0, whole genome shotgun sequence genome includes the window ATCTGTAACCTGAACATACTGTCAAAAAAATCAGTAACTTGAACATCTATTGTCATATTAGATATTAGAATAAGCTTAATCTAAAATTGAGTAGATAGAAATATTCAAAGAATGAAACACCTTAAATAAGACTTAAGAAGAAATAGAAAAGCAGAAAAATGGAGATAAAAGATGAAAAAATATGTTTAGTGCATTTGCTAAGAAACAGCAATAAAGAAAATAATAACATATTCCGCTGTCAAAAGAAAATCTTCAATGCTGGAAAATTGCAGGGAAAGTGATTAATGTAACAAAAAATGAAATATGAAGGGAAGAAAAGAAAACTTTGAGCAGGAAAGGGCTATACTGATTGAAGACAGTTTAGACACAAGTAAACAAATATGTAATGAAAATGGCACGTTTGAATTGTCAAAGAGTATTTTAACAATATATGCAGTAGTAAATTTAAATGAAGCTGCGTACCAGTTTGCTTTAGCTAGATTTTTTACTTCCTAAACTAACCtagaaaaaacaaaaaaaattgcatgTATTATTGCAACATTTTGAGCTGCAAattcattttctttccttttagATGATGAAGCTGAAAAGTTCCTTCTTAAATACTATTGATACTTTATGCTATGTATCTAAAGCCAGCACAAAGCCCAAAGCCAAACAAAATGTCAATATAATACAGTCCTTTTCTATCTCATCAGTCATCACTAAACAACTGACCTATGGTCCTATTCCAAAGTTTGTGCGACATTTACCTGCTAAATGAAACTTTAGGATTAGAGTCCTTTTCTATCTCATCAGTCATCCCTAAACAACTGGCCTATGGTCCTATTCCAAGGTTGTGAGTTGTGACATTTACCTGCTAAATGAAACTTTAGGATTAGAGATTAGGCTGTAAAATACATAAACACCATTGTGATTAAATTGCTGCAACACTTTTATGGCTAAAAATATTACAAATAGCAGAACTAAACTAGCAAGATCTTTGGATCTGTAAACATATGTCGAGTCCTTTTTTTCATTGCCACATTGCATATTTACATTAATTCTGCTATAGCTGGTATTAACTGttgattattgttctttttttttaattACAATCACTGGCAGAATTGGACAGTACATGGGCTTTATTGGGGTAGTTATAAAATACATCGTCCAGCTGTCCTTGAAGGTTCTGTCAAGGAGCTACTGTCATGGTTGGCAAAAGGCTTGATTTCCATTCACATTTCTCATTCTTACAGCTTGTCAGAGGTCAGAAATTCCCTTGTCTTAGCTGTTGATCTCACTACTGCTATAACTCTTTGAAGGAAATTATTGCTTTAGATATTTCACTATTTTACATCTTAATCAGCATGTTCAATGGTCTTATTCAGGTTCAGTGTTGAGTTTAGTTTAAATTGTGGAGGGGGGAGGGGTCTCATATTATATAGTTCAAAGTCATTGATGTTTAACAGGGAGCTGATAATACTATATGATGGTGTTATTTGTTTTTGTGGTTGCAGGCCAACCTTGCCTTCTCAGCCATCAAAGAAAGGAAAGTTATCGGGAAAGTGATGCTTGTATTTGATGAGAAAACTACAAGATCTAAGCTATGATCTTGCTAAAACTATGCTATTTAGTTGATGAAATACTTCTGGGCACTCAAAACATCAGAGGTTCAAATTGGAGACCAAGGAGATGCTAGAATTAAAAGAAACCAAATAAGGAGGAATAAAATACAATAAGGTGCTAGCTTAGGAAGAGTTTAGTATTGTAACTTAAGGTACTGAGTTTAAACTTCCTTGGAGACGGTTACAAAATGGCCATTAGTACCACTTAATAAAATTTTCTGTCCCTGTTTCTTTAAGTAGAATGATGATAATATGAATCACATGAATTGCAATATGGTCAACACACGATTCATCTATCTTTTTCATTTGAGTGGAGTTGGAATTCTTCTTTCTGCAAAGCCATTGTGACTTCGTGTTCAATTTTATCCTTGAAACAAAAGTTCTTAAAAACATGTGAGATATACTATCCACCTTCATCTCTCCCATTTTTCCATCAAACTTTGGTCATTCGTTGAGAAAATTGTCATTGGAACAGACACTTATTGTGATCGCTCTTGATTTCCACCCTTCCATGATCAAAACTAAAGATCTATTGATACCAACTTGTTAGAACACACCTCTATGTACACTATTTTCATAACACACTAAAGAATATAGAAAAAGGAGAGTAATAAAATGCTAAAAAATGTGGTGATCTTATTCACCTTGTATATTTTATTTATACTTAGTAAGTAACAAATTGTTAATTAGGTTCAAAACACCAACTAATTTTAATAAATTACTAACAAATTTAATGCTTATTAATTGATATTGTCAACTCCCTTCATTTTAAAATAAGTGTCATAATTAATATTAAAAAgaattattaataaaagagactaatatttttataaattatCTATACCAACGACTAATATATGAGAATTATCATAAATATAAAATGAGAAAATAATAAATTTAGAATATTgattataaaatataattaaaagataaaaattaaaattgtattaaaaattaaaaatgatACTTATTTTGAGACAAATAATTTTATCAAATATGACATTTATTTTGAGAATAATTTAAATAAAGAGTAATATACTATATCTTTAGTTAAACATAagtaaaaaaattaaaaattgtAACCTCTAGATGTTGAGTTTGATTTCTCAAAATCACAGTTgtaaaattaattaaaataatcaTTAATGCTactttaattaataaaaatatctcattttccaaaattttatttaaaataaaaattttaattatttttttcttATAAAACATTAACAAATGAATTGTTCTAAAGCTCTGTTTGAAAAGTTATTTTTTGAACTTATACCTTATAATTTATAACTTATAAACTCATATTACAATAAAATACCTATTTGTTAATTGTTTTTCATCACGAGCTTAAAACTTAGAGTTTATTTTTTCGATATTATTTCAAATAGCATTTTTGCTTATAATTTATAACTTCTCATTCCTCCACTCTTACccttattattttatttaaaattcattattaactgatttattttaatttttaataaaataattatatattaaatatattttatatcattttaattaattaattaattaaatagctAATTTTACCAAACTTCAATTAATTTACCAGCTATAAATTATCAGTCATCAACTCTAAGCTATAAGTTATAAATTATCAGCCATCAACTCTAAGCTATAAGTTATAAGTCATCAGTCATCAACTCTAAGCTGTAAGTTATAAGTCATCAATCATAAGTCACAAGTTATAAACTATCAATCATAAGTCGCAAACTATAAGCTATAAgtcaattaattattatttttacCAATCAGAGCCTATAGCTTATTTTCTTAGTTTATAGTTTTTTTCAAACGCTATTTTAAATAGTATTTTAACTTATAGTTTATCATTCTTTCTTCTCCGTATTATTTTAACTAAAATTCACTATTATtctttataatttattttaatttaaatacaataattatatattaaattttttatgtcatttttatttaTCAATTAATAGCTACTTTTTATTAAATATCATTCGTCATCAACTATAAATTATAAGTCATGAGTCATCATTTATCAATCATAAGCTATAAACTATCAACTAGCTTATCAACCAATTGCTATTTTTATCAAACAAACTATAAATTATAGCATTTAAAAAATAAAGATGAAGTAAAATAAGTTATAACCGTGATAAAAAAAACATTAACAAACAGATTTTTTATAAACACAGCCTTAGAATTGTAATTTAAATATAACTTTAATAGTTCCCCTTTGTGCAATGAAGATTAAAAAAATCCGTAACCACTGATATTTTATATTCAGCTAAGTCAAATCATATTTTAAAATCCacaaaaatttatattttttggcgaatttaatttataaaattcATAATACTATTTTGATCGTATTCTGCGCAGATGTCCAACCTAGTATCTTAATTAGGGGTGTTCAAAAtcaaaccaacccaatagaaaaccacaaaccaaaccaaaccaaatcaaaaCCGCAAAAAAACCATATTTGGTTCGGATCCGTTTGAGTCATTCTCTAACAAAACCGCAcagtttggtttggtttgcggtttgtatttttcaaaccgaactaaaccaaaccaaaccgcattatgttacaacttaaacttcaattatcccacatccaatccaaaactcaaacttagtatgccttaaccttacaattaaaaacgattttctcttactcacacttaggatatcaatttcaaccttcttagATCTCTCCCAGTAGTATCgcacattcttctcatcttctttacCATGTACGTTTCGCTTTTTCTACTTTAATATTTCATCTTTTATGgtctttcttttttatcttttatgttactattttctcttccaattacgttATTATCGCACATTTCTTCTCAATCACGTATCTCatatgttctttttttcatcttttttAATCTCTTATctcatatatttttttatgttttattataatgtctttgatattattttattctaCTATTATATATATGGTTTTTATTCCATTTTTGTTTAATCTAATTTTGTGTATATTGAATGCGaagtttttgtctaaatatgataagtttttatgttatttagtaatgtatgaatgTTTAAATACAAAGTTACgttgttctctataggtgtatgtatgactcaataaaaatattgtaaaaaaTCGAATCAACCGAACCAATCCAAACCGCattggtttggttttatttctaaaaatcAATCGAACCAAACCGAACCACATGTTTTTTTCTCTTGCGATTCGGATGATTTTTATCGTCAAAACCGCTCAAACCGCACCGCAAACACCCCTAATCTTAACTAGTAACGATATATAAAACCCCTATTTAACAATATCTTAACTAGTCACGCTATGTAGAAAAGCaatatatatttatgtatttttttaaataatattgTAAAAAAATCATATTTAATTATGTATTGATATGTATACAACTATATCAATATCGATGAAATATTAAACCAAATTTGCTTATCTATTATTTGTGAAAGTCCCAATTAACCTCAGAGTCATGCAGAGTTTTTAACTAGTAATCCTAATAATTTGTCCTTTGCAACAAAATTTCAAGGGGATTGTAAGTAAGGTACCACATTCAGCAAGAACATTATTTGATTAGCAATTGCTATCAATATATCTCAGACAATTATTTGGTCAGCAATGGCTATTATCTCCTTTTCAATTTCGTGCTTTTTTACAAGATATTTACAATCGAAATGTACAACCATGTATCTCAAGATCTTCCAATTGAGATAGGGGCATATACAGCCATGTATCATATTTACACGTACAAAGCCAAGAGTTTAGTGCCTTTAATACTTCAACTGGGTCCGATTTAACATTTTAGGAAACGAATATATTCCTTCTGCAACATCTCTCCCCCATTTACTTGATCAAAGCTGCATCTGTAAAAACTGATACAAAAACAGTGGGAAGTTGTATGTAAGGATTGGGAAAATGATGGAAACCAGGTTCATTTAATGGTCATAAAGAGGGCTAAAAGGAAGAAGTAGATAAAAGACATGCACTAATTTGTGTTATTCATCTAAAACAGTCTTCCAAGGTTATTGAAATTGTAACATGCAATTACCaaggaaagggaaaaagaagCATACAAAAACATATTATGTAGAAACAGAGAGTAGTAGAGCTGCCTACACTTTCTTTGATAATACATTACATGTGTGGGCTTGTAAGACAAGAACTAACTTCATTGAAATAACTTATTATAAAACttcataattttttattaataagAAAATTTCATGATTAAAATCTAATATGTTTCATCCAACAATATACTTTCGATAATAAACAAATAATATAAACTTTTACATTAAAATGTCCCAAGTGGCTCATTTAGTAAGTCCAGAATAACAGTAAGATGATGGCAAACAGACATACCTTCCATCCATGCCAGCAATTAGGACAGTGTTCTGAGATCCAAATGCCACAATGAATTTGGTGTTTTCAGGTAAGTGGAACTGTGCAAATGACCATTCTGAGCTAAAATATTTTGGTAAGACCCCTACAATGTTTCCAGAGAAAAAAAGGTAAGAACAAAACATTAAGTATTATGCAATTTCCCATAAAAGTAAACTAAAAAACCATGAGTTGATTTAGAAAACACCCTTAAATATATGGGTTATATTAGAGAAGATGTTAAAAACATGCTTGCAAGGAGTTGATTCTCTGAGGGATAATGGTATATGGATAACTCATAAACCAAAAGAATAATTAAATGAATAAATAACAAACCTAATGTGCATTGATTTCATATAGATTTATGCAGGGGAAAAAGTGTTTGTATGTCATATATCTAGTGACATAGGGTGCCCCGTCATGGGGGACTGGAGATGGGGGTTTTATCTTTTTTTCATGTATTACCTCATCATCTTATACCTACCACTCTACATAAAAAGAGAAGACTTCATATAGCTGATTAAATATGAATCAAGCAATTGCATCAATTTTTCTACATAAATGTTTAAATATACAAAAGGTCCCGCGCAATAAGGGGACACTTCGATTTTAATCCCTAAGAAAATTACTTCAATATGATCTTGCAATATTGAGCATTTATAAATTGGTCCCTGGTCTATTTTTTATTTCTAAAGTGGCCATAAATACCTTactaatcacctaattaactcTATTAATCATTTTATATCATTTTTTAGTAACTTCTTCATCTAGATCTTCATCACCCAGCCTAAACCAAAATAGGCACACAAAATATCTAAAAACCGCCCACACAAAAGAAAGACAATTATACCTCTCATGAAAGATAATGATGAATTGGGGTTGGCACCGGTATTTGGAGAAATCAAGGGATCTAAAGCAGTTGAAGAATTCTGATGAAGCAGTGCAGGCCCTTGAACATAATTTGGGTGTATTACACTATCCTCCCCAAACACTCTCACTCTCAAGTTGAATATATGAACAGTGCCTTTGTCACTTGATGCTGCCAACCATTGGACATTTGGAGACAGAGATATACTGTTGATTTCAGCCCTATCCACCCCTCTTCTTACCTTACATGAGAGAGAAAATGGATTATTGAACACGAAAAAAGGAAAACTGATAAAAAAGACCAAACTAAGGAGTACTAATGAAAAGAAGTTCCACATCCAAAGTTTTGTGGAGAACCCAAGAATATGCTATAAAATTGTTCTTGTAAGGAGACTTCCAAAAGTTTCAAAGaaaattattatatttaataTGCATGTAAGAATGACCAGGAAGCTGGGCTGTGCAACAAAACACAATCACAAGAATAGAAGTGTCTAACTAAAGTGTACTCTATTTTCTCGCTCTCGGTCAATTATAAGAAAATGGAAAAATTCTCAACAAAATAAAGcattacaaaaaaaaattcatgatGATTAAAACAGCAAGTTAGGTATAGTAATGGTTTATCATGATGATCAAATACATGGTGCAGTAACCTACTTCTTGTAAAGAAGACCCGTCCATTGTATTGAAGATTCTAATCAAAGTGCCCTTCACACTAGCAGTCGCAAGAAGGAGCCCGTCCATTGTCAGAGTCAAGCATGCAATTTGGGAATCATGAGCATTGATTGATTTTGTCACATTCAGTCCAAAGTGTTCAACTCGAACCTGTCCTTTGCAACGACCAGGACAAGCCAAAACAAATGTATTAGAATGGTATGAAAGACAGCACAGCCCTTTAGGATTTGCCACTGTCTCGATTTGATGAAGAAGCTTCAAATCCATTAAGTGATAAACATATATTTTGTGCTCGAGAACAACTACAATTCGATCACGTCTTAATTTCACTCCACGAACTTCAGATCTAAATGTGAATTCACCAATGCACCTGCTCTGATGATCATCCCAAATCAAAACTTTATTGGGTGGGtaatgggaattagctacagcaCCAACAAGCGCTAGGATGTTGCTACGGAACAGCATCTCTACAATTTTGAATCCACCAGTTCTTAAATCACGTCGGAAAGTTTCTTTGAAAGGTTCACAGTTATAGATGCGAAAACCGTGACTTGTTCCAGCAGCAAAGCAACCGTAGTCCTGATTCCATGAAATTGAGAACAAATCAGATTCATCACTGTCGTTGATGTCTGCATCGGGCCATGAAAGAGAAGGGGAGGCCCCACTATTGGGGTGTTCGCAAGGCGTATTCATTGGAGATGAAGGGGTATCTGCCATCATTTTCTGCACTCGATAACAACAGTGAAGTGTCACAAGGTGATTTGTTTTCTGGCAAACAAGAAAAACTCTGATATTATTTAAAGAAATTAATAATCAGACTCATGCTTTCAAGTTGCAACCCGCAGAATGAAAGTGGCAGGAGGGAACTGTTGTTTTGTCAGGCACTATTAATGCAACATTTAAATTGCTACAGTATTTGCATATATTCAAGAATAGCCTAGTGTCTTATTACTAACCCAAACAAGAGAAACTGGATTAAGCAAGAAGTGTAGTCCACAAAAAATTGTTTAGGAATTCAAATTTCAGAAGTTTGGAATGAGAGTGAGATGTTATTCAAGATTCTTGAAGCAAAAAACCACAGATATAGAGCATTTTCATTATGTATTTCAACATATATTTAATTCAACAACATATAACTTTGTCCAATCTGGATGACATAGATCAGATATGTCCAGTAAAATCTGAGCTTTTCCTACACAGCTAAACCTATTCACAAGCTTTAACACAATTTCTTCAATTAAACGAAAAATAGTAACTCAAATGACACAGGCTGTATGCCCGTTTTGTACTCTTTCGGCAGCTCAGTCTTTCTTGACTCATTTTCTACGAAACATCATATATGTATATAGTAAAAAAACAGCCTGCTTCCTCTATACCGCAATCAAATGTTTAGTGAAGCACATTTAAATTCATCGGCAAGATCAATATTCATAACTCCTATGAATTTGTATAGCCTAACTCTACAAGTTTTCTGTTTTCATGCATCCGTTCCCGCATCACATGAAACCCTAGCTAAACATATCACTTAACTTGACAACCCAGGATTCTAATTAGACTTTTCCAATCAACTAAGCATTTAATGCTTCTCAAAGTATTCAAATGAAGTAGCCAACATGCACATATACAACAGATAAATGTAAAGCAACCAAAACAATAATAAAGTCTTCAACTAAGTTGATAACACAATTCATTCGTATTATTTTCATAGTCAATGCTGTTTCCCAATTGCCATTGATACAAAGTAAACGAAGATGTAAAATGTGATTGAGGCAAGAGGGTACCACGGGTAGAAATCACTCAGAGAAACTCCAATCAAAAACAGCAACACTTCACTCTTTCCAGCAACGATTTTTCACTTCACGATATCAACATAAACCCTACGATCAGAAATTTCAACATAAAAAGAATGCAGACTTtaacaaagaaaacaaaaaccCTAGCAAGAATTGGTAAAAAACAATGAATAAAAAACAAAATTGcaaaaatcaattgaaaatgGGAAGAATAAGATCATGAAATCAAGAACAAAGAATAAACGTAATCTGTTACCATGTACGAAGAATTCGGGATCGGAATGCTGAACGTGAAGAGTCTGTTCGTAATTCCCAAATCCCTAATTCTTTGTTTCTCTATCAAAGATTAGTTTTCGCCGTTTCGTTACCTGGATTTCGTGATTTTAATCTTCGCTTTTGTTTATTATTTTACAGAGAAATTTATGAATTTACACTTTGATTTACCTGGAAATGTAAATATAAGAAATCTAAAATTATTATTAAAAGAATAAATATAAACATGTCCAAGAGGAGATAAAATAAAATGCCACGCCGACGAAGGACAACTATAAAATTTtataatagaaataataatattctcacattttttttattaataaattcTATTTTTGAGGTTTATTAGATAACTTCTTAGAATAACTAATTTAATAATGAAGAATAATTTTTTATCATATTCACAAAAATTTAAAATACgtatttataaatttattttaaataaaattaatacTTTTAAgttaaatatttttattttaaaattttaaattttaaatatgtttgttatatatatatatggatttAATTAAAATACACTCGTGTAAAATGATTTTATACCGTCAGTGTTAATCTTAgacgttggatattgaaataaatttgatttttattttaaaaat containing:
- the LOC127080902 gene encoding autophagy-related protein 18c, with the translated sequence MMADTPSSPMNTPCEHPNSGASPSLSWPDADINDSDESDLFSISWNQDYGCFAAGTSHGFRIYNCEPFKETFRRDLRTGGFKIVEMLFRSNILALVGAVANSHYPPNKVLIWDDHQSRCIGEFTFRSEVRGVKLRRDRIVVVLEHKIYVYHLMDLKLLHQIETVANPKGLCCLSYHSNTFVLACPGRCKGQVRVEHFGLNVTKSINAHDSQIACLTLTMDGLLLATASVKGTLIRIFNTMDGSSLQEVRRGVDRAEINSISLSPNVQWLAASSDKGTVHIFNLRVRVFGEDSVIHPNYVQGPALLHQNSSTALDPLISPNTGANPNSSLSFMRGVLPKYFSSEWSFAQFHLPENTKFIVAFGSQNTVLIAGMDGSFYRCSFDQVNGGEMLQKEYIRFLKC